In Quercus robur chromosome 11, dhQueRobu3.1, whole genome shotgun sequence, the sequence GGCACTTTTGACAAGGAGGGTTTCCTTTTATTCGGGGCTTTGGTGTTGGAGAATCTGTGGTTTGCTAGAAATCAAGCTATTCACAAAGGAAGTAAATTCTCCCCAAATAAAGAAATCCAAGtagtcttaaaatttttttttgaacaccATGTTGCGCTCACTGATGTCCCCTTAGTGTTGCCTAGACCTTTTTATTCTTGGATCAGGCCTGAGCAAGGAGCTGTTAAAATAAATTGTGATGCAGCGGTGGGGCTAGATCACTCAGTTATTGCCATTGTGGCGAGAGATTGGAGGGGGGATTTGATTTTTTCCATGTCCAAACGGGTGAAAACCAACATCCCCATCCAAGCATAGGCTGAAGCCATTAATTTGGCGACTTGTGTTGCTGTTAACCGCGGGTTTGAGTTTGTTGTGGTTGAGAGTGATGCCAAAGCCTGCATTGATGCTCTCAAAGTCCCCTTTGATGAAGTGCCTTGGAGAATTTCATCCATCACAGCTGATACTCTTTTGCTGGCATTCCATGGTAAGAAGTTTGTTTTCAGGTGGAGTCCAAGAGAATCAAACAAAGCAGCCCATGTTTTAGCTTCTTGGTGCCTTGGGAAAAATGTATCTGGATGTTTTGGTCAGGGTTATGCTCCTAGCCCTTTTTTAGATGTAATTAATTCTGACCTCTTAGCAGCTGTAGCTGCTGCCTAgcctttgtttcttttctttttcttcaataaaattttctgttcatcaaaaaaaaaataagcctTAATTTCAATCAATATAGAAAAGAAGTGatataatatttctttcttcctttcttgtTGCTTGTCAATGCAGAACCATGGGCACTTGGCAACTCACTCGTGGGGCATGATATCCCAAAATTCCTAAAGTACTTGCTGCACTTCCTGAGAAAGAAGTCGTCAACAGTTAATCCCCTTCAAATACTTACCCAGTAAAAAGGCTTGAGAAGCACACCTATAAGCCTCATCAATCAATCCTCTTCGATTTATGTTTGATTCTGTTCTCATGTTGGTCATGTCCTCCATTTCCtataacaaaatcaaacaaacgaATACAGATTCCAATATCAAATCAAGATGATAATCGATATTTATCCAAATCAACAATCATCACCTAAACAGACTCTTCAAATACCCAAATCGGTTCACAACAATAGCAAAATCTAATATATTCCCCCAGGGCCCcaaatatatattcatttctCCAATCATTAGAATAACAAAAGCGCCAAACTTAATGGTTTTGTCCCAATTTGCTGAAGCCCAAACTATTGTAAAAGAGCAAAGTGCCCCATGTCAACTAATGAGGGCTACGTTTGGCCCACATTGCAAAAATTCTGGACTTGGAGCATCTACATGTGTAAATTGTAATAATTAAATCCAATGATAAAGGAatagcaaagaaaatgaaatagtgGTAACAATAAAAGGGCGGTTTTGTGTATTTCatttaactcaactagtaaagtttatgattgttgaataagagatctgaggttcaatctcTGCAtataccaaaaaccgattgatgttttggtctgataataaagagctatcatcaggagcgaatgccataggttgaaactctctcaaaaataaaataaaatgttagggtcatattttgtgtaattaactaattctttaacaaaatgcactttacttgtaattgggtagatctaagataagtttagtacttcaagaaacctgttgttcaagtcaagtattaaagacatgaaaatcggtctaagaaacaagtgaagaaatgcTGTTTATTaagtctcgacagatagctcgacagatgcctactatcgagacttaatgtgaagctcgatagatagctcaacagcagctcgatctatcgagaattacgaattCAGAAATTTCAGATCTGAAATTCAGCCCAgtcttgtatatttgtttgggttttcttttcttacaaccctagacatatataagacttattttaatgTCATCTCACAAGGATACAGAGACCAAGAGACTTATTTTCTCTATGTGAAGTTATTGTGTTTGTATGCTATAGGATTTTGTAATCGAGTGCTTCCGgatctttattgttgatgaagtgaagaactttgcagccaacatctgtTCAAGTtactggagttagtcacgtacttaggATCTATGCAAAAtggttagtcacaaattggaggtttGTGCATTAAGGGAAGGAAGGCTATTACAAGATCAAGTTTAATTGAGTATTGGAGCAAATGTTCAACTGTAGGatggtatttcgggataggccaGATTCCTTATACTTACAACCGCTTAATTGTTGATTGGTGGATTTTTGAGAGTTGTGACCTTAAAATTACTTGGTAGGGTTTTTGCTTTGCGAGGTTtgccccatttgtcaacaaattatcatgtcaaatttattttctgctgcatttagtatttttggtgatttgttggtgcctccacaatttgcatgcaattgaacccaattaatcaacttgggtatttaaattaattaatcggGTTGAAGAaatcttaacccaacaaaaaataaaagtccagtttggtgttatatatatatatatatagacacaccatagtaaaaaaaaccctaattatccttaaacttattagttgtttcTACCTCATATAACCCCAAAGAGAATATTGCCTATGGATTCCAAGAGGACTGGAGGAGGCTTGAAGATTCTTGAAAATCTTGAGAATAATTTGGAGTTTTCTTCGGGAGTTAAAGGAGTTTTTTACTAGGTGTAGATTTGTGTAAGTGAACATTTAATTGACTAGTATAAAActgttatttataaaatatattatttttcttgcaaaatttgaTTCAATAATTCCAACTATTTGATTTAAGAAATCAACTATATTGCATTCcttattgaaatatttgaatgaaagaatattgtcaaattttctcattaaaaaattctgcattttttcaaaattgataattaaaaatttcGCTTCCCCAAATAATggtatataataattaatgatTCATTGGATATATGATACAAGTAATGTGCggggagagaaagaaatagcTAAATCTTCCTATAATggatttataattattttgtaataagGTATAATAATGTAATATACAAAATGTAACATTTGCTTCAAGcattgtccactttggtcctatttggtCATTTATGTCAATTTTGGTCCTATTCGGCTCATATCGGTCTTATTCGGTTTAGTGTGGTCTTATTCGGTCTTATATTGATCCACTTTCTTACTATTCAGTCCAATTCAATTTATTCTGTTCTCTTCACTccaatttggtcctattcggtccaatttagTTATATTCTGTCCAATTTGGTCATATTCTCCTATTCAGTCTATTATTTCTACTTTGGTTCAATTCGGTCCACGTTGGTCCTATTAGGTTCAATTTAGTTCTATTCGGTCGAATTTGGTcatattcggtccaatttggtcatATGCGGTCAACTTTGCTTTTATTCAATCCAATTTGGTCatattcggtcctattctgtcgGCAGAGTCTTAAGACTTCATGCAGCAACCAGCTCTAGATTTCACATCCCATTTGATTGTTTGAATGATGCTCTCTCCAAAATTTATTTGCAACCATATGTGATGCACAGAAGCTGCCCAAGCCACCTTGCAAACAAAAGAATCCAAGACCCTTTCCCCTCAAAGCTTTGAAAACCCAACTTAAGATTTCAGACCAGCACTGCCTCTACAAAAAGCACTTATAGTCATAGACTCATATAGTCATATTAGTCTATCATGGGTTATCAATTTGTTTCTAAGTGCCAAACAGCATATGAAAGCATGTCTTGGAATAATAGGAAAATTCCATACAATCCTCCACGAATCAACTACTGGCTGCTTTGATCTACTAGCTTCTAAATTTTCTGCACAAATGAATGTACCAGATTACCTGATGCACTTTAATTTGAATGTTAACTAGAGCTTTAGATCTTGTTGACATCGAACACCAATGGCCATAAAAGATAACACAACAGCTCTAGCACTAAGGTTGCTCCCAGCATTATAAACAACCATGTAGCCTTATTTTGGATGTAgcattatataaaataatggggTCGGAGTATTAACCGAGTTGGACTATCTTTGTTGAGTTTGTGGCCACTAAGTAGGTATTGAGAACAACAAATATAAACCTTATCAGTCAATCCCCTTCAAATGCTTACCTAGTAAAAAGGCTTAAGAACAACAGCACCTATAACCCTTATCAATCAATCCTCTTCATTTACTTATCCagcaaagaaggaaaataaaaaaattacttctctagcaaagaaggaaaagaaaagaaaaaacaataatgataaaaaacacATAATTTCGCAACATATTAATGCAATTGATTGTAAGAAGTGGTCATCTTTTGTCTATTTTCATTTACATGGACCAACCACTTACACTCAATCACATCAacattatataaaattagacGTGTTTATAATATtcttgaaaaaacaaaaaggtaaaTTTCATTAACCTACTGTtagggtaaatttttttttacacctaattttatttaagtactacctatttattttcaaacaccactaataagttattgggctTTCACAGATATTTTTTGCCCTATTATTATGTTAAccacaaatatttcatatcttattatctaaattgggtcatgatataaactatcacaaaaaacctaaaaaactcatatcttatccaattttattatcattatttaacTAAGTCCAATTTACATTGGTACTATTAAAAGCCCAAGCTAGCTACTTGGCACTATATAGTAAAAAGCCCAAGGTTATCAATGCTTGGAAAAAGACTATATCATAAGTATTTCACTTAAAGTCCAATGATAAACTATGCTTTAAGTTCTTAATCTCATTACTATAATATTACAAGCCCATGGAACCTATCTTTTAAAACTTATAGTAACAATTTATGTTACGTAACActattcttttttccaaaacccatggcaaacatatatcaagcccatggagaattatgaatttgtattactaatataaaagcccatgaaaaataatgattatttattttaaacccatgacatttatttatttcatactaTATTATAAATCCATGGTAACTATTTATGTTACGTAACACTATTCATTTTACCAAATCCCATGGCAAACATATATCAAGCCCAtggagaataataaatttgtgttACTAATATAAAATCCCATGAAAAGTtctgattatttattttagacctatggcatttatttattttaaccatattataaacccatggaatttatataataagaacccatggtcactatttatatcacaacattcataatatttatttacaaaacTCATGGCGATTATTCTCCTTACAAACCTGTAGGGACACGGTTTTCAGCCCcggcccaaaatgtatgggataCTGGCCCAGTgaacccagtacaataaatttgtagagagtgagtagAAGAACTAGGCTTTAGTGAATGGGATAGCAGTTATAATGAGTCTCCAAGGCAATCAAACGGAAACGAACCAAGTTTGTACAAGAAAGtttgtcctcggcacaatccgaggagctcTGTTCTAGTATATATTGGATGATAATGGTTATAGGAGTTCTTGAGATTTTTACAGTGCTTTCTCCCTTAATCCTCGGGCCTCCTCTCCATGGTGAGTCTCTCCTATTATATAGTCCCCTTTGAACGATCTtggccttccacttgttgatcatccaagcctatacttgagtgcctgtcccatcagacaccctctctggcgttctgtgagttgcggtaacCGAGAtagcactgttcaagggtcttgtccacataaatgcggtgtTAGCAACTTTCCCTTAAATATTCCTGAGTTCCTAACCTTTAGAACTTCCTAGAAGGTCGCTCTGACTATTTAGGAATTATATCTGACCGTGCTTTAGCTGGTCCGAGGatatattcctcctcggacttggaCTACCACGCTCTCGGCCAAAGCCTCACGCcccattgtatgatttttagCCCATGACCCCACAAAACccattatgattatctatagaAAAACCCATGAGAATATCACATTATTCCATTGTAGTGGTTGctatcatattttatttgaaacccaTGAATATTGCCTCTATTAAAAcccatggtaaatattattcACAAGAAACATTGGAGGTTACTATTTAAAAGccccaaagaaaatatcatttacaaaataatgcatGGCAAAAATGATGAGAAACTATACAAATTGATATTGAAAGCCCATGTAAATTAATACCCAAaatctatcataaatatttattaaagctcacaaatacatttcatttttactaACAACTAAAACCTATATGGAATAAAAATCCATGGCAATATATGATAGCTTTGTCCATTTTATAGGGCTCACAATAAGAAAGCAAAGGGATAGGCCCAAGTGAGAGAACCACCAAGTCAAAGGCCCATCGAAGTACTCAGCCCTCATGCCCAAGCCCAACATGAAGTCTCAGCCAAAACAGCCCATGTGTGCAAACTAACTCAGCTGGAGAACTCCATTTAGTTCTGTCGTCCACTAGAGATCACCTCAAGAAGAAACCAAGCTCCCAAACCAAATTAGGAGCTGGCCATTTGTTCCATCAACCTCTTTGCCACTACCAATTCTAACGTAAATAGTACCAGAGGCTAGGCTGACACCTAAAAGCTAATGGGTAATAAGTACCATTCTTCTCTAAGTTTTGGTCACAACTCAAGGAAGTCATAACCAAGACTTCCAAGCTCATGAAATCTTCAactaaatagtttattttattactaaaaatgtaTGTCATTGATTCATgaaccaagcccatgaatcccaAAAGGGGAAAATTAGGGAAAAGTGGTTTGGAGGGCGTAATGGGGTGTCTAGCAGAAGCTTCCAACAAAGGTATCAATGGTTGACGCCTGGCTTGGAGTGTCAACCAACCCTCTTGAGCTCTGATCTTAGTGGCAGGAAGCAAGATCTATAGTCCTCATACTTGTTCTAATCCTATTTGACGAAATAAATTTCCAAATCCCAACATTTAATACTTAGATTAGGAGCATCTCAGCCTCCAGCTGCATTACCCAAATAAGCAAAACACCCAAAAAGCAAGTCTCACCATTTTTGGGCTAAATCTTAGAAAAGATATTctaggattttgttgttgtcAGACTTGGTTCTTTCTATATTTTGCTAATCAATCCTTTAAGCTTCACTATAAAAGGGAACTACCATCAGCTCATAGAAGACAacaattttatcataaaattccCCACCCATCATGCTATTTTTAGCCAATAAGTCAGTCCCTTAGTTCAGAAACTAGCCTTTAGTCCATAAATGCTCATATACACATACCCATAAACATCACATTCCATCTTTTCAGAAAATTCCAATACCTTAAAATAGTCATAAACAATCCCTCTTTACACCATACCCGAAAATGGCTAAACACCACTTCATCTCTCTTCCATATTTCCATATATTCACTCATACTTTCCATAAAGTCATTCCCATTACTTACTATACACATATATTCATCATTATGGGCATGATATGGCACATGGAGATCTTGTTTAAACATTTGCTGCACTAGATggacactctctctctctcccttcattccatcctatttttttcctcttttacttgtaattataAACCATTTAATCCTTTTTTATTGCTATTATAATGAAGACTGTAATGTCTTAGATACTATAAGAGTTTTCTCTTATGTTGactttgttaggttctaaatgtttagaacaattggtaaatcgtgaacacaaacttgtctagatatagatcttagagtctataggttttattagacaatgctcaataTGATTCAAGTCaaaattcaagaacatacaagcttgtctggttcgatcgatcgaaagacaggcttgatcgatcgaaagtcatatctgcagaattttaattaagcccaaacagcagtttaagcccatttaggattagggtttctaatctacttctcccagtatataaaggaaaccctaagcacatttttgtgtggcttttcagagagaaaagagtgtgcctcttttgtatttagggtttagttcctaaaaagctctcttatgtcttctaccgatGCTATTcattgaagaatctcaagatccggtattgtagaagttgctgccttctcttgtcatcaaaggtgttgatgatctaaatcttcaaaggtggtcttggagttacaaacaggagagtttgtgttgctaaacctttgagggggatctcaaagtcacaaacgggggtgtttgtgttttgcaaaggccaaagaaagaaggagtccgtggattcggagtttgcacgtggtcatgtcagtaagttctactagtgggtagcaataagaagtcgagcgtgagggcttgtaagtcttattgtatgaacttcgattctttctagtggatttgctttttaccttgaggatagctaggttaaatcctccccaggttttttttaccgatttggttttcctgggttattatatcgttgtgttatttatttttccgttgctttgcatgatatgatctttgtaattgtgataacctagatttgtttaaattggactaagtaacaacttggctaattacctaggttaaatcaattgtgttttaaggggtctaaaaactaacagacttaataataatgaggaaaatatatgatttttatcatgtaaacacatttattaattaatcagaCGTTACTGTTGTAAGTCTATCATATTCACTACTTGAccatttttccttttgtgtACTTGTTATAATAGGCTCATTTTTATATTAACCGACTAGGGaggaaatgcataatttttactatGCAAATACATTTATCAATTTTCCAAGTATCTATTGCTGGACGTTTCTCTTGTTTACTGCTAGATTATTATCTAAGTACTTATTGTGGTGGGCCATCCATTGTACTAACTTATCTTTGCAGGAGATATTTTTGGAGCCTTATTATGATATTTATTGGATACAACCCAGACCTTGAGAAAAATGAGCCTTTCACACTtcaccgatagcctttgggccATGTTCCAAGCCTGAAGTCGAGTCTCGGTTTTGACTTCCCAAATATCATGTGGGCAACGAAAAAAATGCCCTCGACACCTACCCTGAGGTTTGGGCTAATGCCAAACAAGTTCAAGACATTTTAAAATTGACCAATTGGGTCCATAAACTCAACTTAGTCCCTAAACACTATTAGACCTGAAagtcatttttctcttctctcttagggaccaaattagtttttttttttttttgataacctaCAAtgatattaagaaaaaaaaaataaaaaaaggaatacaAGGAGGGCGATCTTCCTTACAGCTTAACTCGATGACATGTGAAAGATTGTCATtgttgaaaaagaaagatagcCAAGATTAAACTGTGTATCTAATGGCTAAATGAGCTGCTGAATTGCAACATTTGCAcacccaacaaaaaagaaaagaagggaaagatCAAATTAGCTAGTTTTAAAATATCTTGGACATGTTTGGTATCGGCCCAAATCTCAGAGTAGTAGGTTAATAgaacttacccaaaaaaaaaaaaaaaaaaaaccataaaattaaGAATAAACTCTTCATTATAAGAGGCCCATTATGTATTATTGACTCTAAGAGGCCCAATAAAGGCCCATTAAAGTAACATTTTTGGCCCATAAATTAGAACATTCTTTATTGtttcattttaagtttttaaccaGAGTCACCACTTTTTCTAAAATCCAAAACCGCCCTTTTTACCAGTCGGTGGGTTCtcacaaaaacacacaaacagagagagagattatcCTCTAGACGACGTCGTTTCGCGATCGAAACGATGCCGAAGAAGATGGGAGTGAACAGCAAAGCCGAGGCGGCTAGGGCGCGGAAGAGCGCCACCGAATCGGAGCGCAAAGACCGGGAGGCGCGTGAGAAGGAGGAGCAGTACTGGCGCGAAGCCGAGGGAGCGAAGTCACGCGCCGccaagaagagggaggaggaagCCGAGAAGAAGGCCGAAGCGGCGGCGCGGCGGGCCGAGGCGAAGAAGCAAGCGGAATTGGAAGAGAAGGAGCTGGAGAAGGCGGCGAGCAAGAAGGTGGACAAGAAAGCGAGCCGAGTTTCGATTCCGGTCTCGAAAGTGACCGAGGCTGAGCTGAGGCGGCGGCGCGAGGAGGAGCAAGCGGAGATGCAGAAGAAAGCTGAAGAGGGGAAGAAGAAACAGAGCCGTACGGCAGAGGAGGAGGAGTATGAGAGGACGGTGCTTGTTTCGAATACAAATCGCGATGATTCGATCATTGAGGCGAGGTCGGTTGAAGAGGCGATTGCTCAGATCAGTGTTGCGGATACCTTGCCGGTCGATCGGCACCCGGAGAAAAGGCTCAAGGCTTCGTTCAAGGTATGCCTAGGTTTTGATTGCTGTGAATTTGTGAAATTTGTGTTGACTTTCAAGTTTTTTTGTAcagttagggttttttttttgaatttatcttcgtatgaaatagaaaaaatgagCAATTTTTCATCGAATTGAACACAATTATATGGAATTGAAGCTCTTAACATGAAGTTTAAATTGTTGGTGTTGTTGtggataatttatttttttctgctATGGTTTATATTGTGTGAAATGGAGCTTTAGGTACTGTGAGAGTAGGAGATTGTAGAATTGTGACTAATGCTGGAAATTACAATGTAGGTTATCAAGGATGCAATTTTAAGTTAGTATTACTGCATTAATTGATGAGATTTTTGAGCTTTAAGATGAGTTCGGTAAATTCGGCAATGTTAAGTTAGTAAATGTGAAAACTTTTGCTTAGTTTGGGTGGAATTGTGTGTTAGATAGATCATAGATGTGTTGATTGTAAATTGGGGCGACGTAGTGTATCCACAAGAGAGCGTATCGCTGGGAGAGGTTGAGGGAATCAGACTCATATGGTAGCGGATGAATATCTAAACGGGAATGTTGTTTAAGTGGGTTAGGGGATGGCTGATATGAATCAAATTTGCGTAATGGGAAGGGACATAAGAATGGTTTACAATGAGGAGATTTTTGACAAAGAATGGACGATGATGAAGAGCTGGATAAGGATTGTCCAAATTTGATATAGAAAGAACTTGAAGCAGGAGATGTAATGTTAATATGCAATGACCTGCGACCTTTATGAACTTTGATGTCTAAGTGAAGCTTTGAAGGAGAAGAGAACAATGTACCTTGAAAGGATATGTTGGAGGTGCTGATGTTCTTAGCACTCTGTCTTGACTGTGTGCACATACACACTCATATTTGTTGTGTGCAGTGCAGATTGTTTCTTTATTTCCAACTCAAAGTTTGTGTCCCAAAAGagaatatataaattatttgctCAACGTGCACTTCACACTCCCAATTCTAGTCACGTGCACCATACTATGAGTAGTACTTTGGAAGTTGGTTAATATATTTGATTCTTCATACATGCCAAAATTGTCATTTATCTGTCCTATGCTTGATATAATTTTGTTGCTGTATAGTTGCACTTGGTTTCGTAGCTTATTTGTTTTGGCTTATTCTTATTCTTATATAGCTTTGGAGTCTGTAGTTAGAAGCCttcttgtccttttcttttgataagttggatgaaaaatattttaagggtCATATGCTACCTATTGGGGTTTAATAGTTAATTTATCTTTTTCCCAAGAACAATGAAAAAGACTTGTTGCTGGAAATTCAGTGTTGATTTCTTGTATTACTGTAGGCTTTTGAGGAAGCCGAGCTCCCCAAGCTGAAGGAAGAGAAACCAGGCCTTACTCACAATCAATACAAGGGCATGATATGGAAGTTATGGAAGAAATCTCCGGACAATCCTCTTAACCAGGTAAGTTTTTGAATTCATCTTCTCAACCATGGCCTTTGAGATGAATCTGAATGTTGATTTTATAAGATAATGTTTCCTTGTGTTACTTTCAGATGTTAGGTAGAAATAATATTGTCCTTGTTATTTTCCTATGCTTTATGCTTAAGTTCTACATGGAGAACTTGTGTGGACAAagggtggattttttttttttttttttttataagtagacaaaggttagaaaattagaaataagaaatatatatatatatatatatatatattaggctTCACCACCTAAGGTGCTTGGAATCACCACCAAACTTAGAGAACATTCTccaatatgaaaatttttatacaaattgcacttatcaaaaaaaaaaaaaaaaaaaaaaattcaaattgcaCTACTCAAAACATTTCTtggaatattttaaaaataaaatagggaTTCCAGGGGTACATCCCATAAATTCATTACAACTAAATTCATCCCATAAATTCAATCAAGCAAAATACATCCCATAAATTCATCCTATGAAATTCTCAACAACATTACgactaaatttaaattaaaaaagaatctagttcaaaattcaaaaattaaatctggaaaaaataataaattctgaAATAAGATTGATTGTGCTCCTTGCATTAAGAACTGAATAAAGGATCATACTCCATTGTAACATCCCTATGTCTTCATATCATATATGGTGTACAGACTACACTAAATACATTTTAATATTCAGGATCTTGAATTACTCAAAGAACAGACTATTCTATGGTTTATGGTTTATTTGGTCAACCGTCAATGTGTTGTTCTTAACTTTTTCCGTATCAAATCTGTCACTGGCTTACATTTAAATTCTGCATGTGCAGGTTTCTGAGTGAATGATCACAGCTGCTCAACCTTGAACAGTGGGCAAGTTTTCACAGCATTTTGACTTGTGGCAGAGCATTTGTAGTTTGTATACTATATGTGGCTCAGGCCTATTATACATGCAGTGTCCGCTTGCACTTAATAAAACCTGATTAAGAGAAACATTGCCGTCTTTACTCTTTAGCCTATGGGATTTCTTTCTATTCGGTTATAgcc encodes:
- the LOC126707505 gene encoding uncharacterized protein LOC126707505; the encoded protein is MPKKMGVNSKAEAARARKSATESERKDREAREKEEQYWREAEGAKSRAAKKREEEAEKKAEAAARRAEAKKQAELEEKELEKAASKKVDKKASRVSIPVSKVTEAELRRRREEEQAEMQKKAEEGKKKQSRTAEEEEYERTVLVSNTNRDDSIIEARSVEEAIAQISVADTLPVDRHPEKRLKASFKAFEEAELPKLKEEKPGLTHNQYKGMIWKLWKKSPDNPLNQVSE